GAACTTGAAATTACTGCAGCTCCGGTTTGGCAGTATGTTGGCGTAGACGGAAACCCGGAAACCCGATTTAAGATGGATATCTGTTTGCCGATAAACGCAGTCAAGGGAGACGCGGGGAAGTTTCGTTTTGTAGAGCTACCTGAAATCAACTGTGTTACCGAAATCCATAAAGGGAGTTGGTATAAATTGGCCGACACTTATAATCAGGTTTTTGGTGAAATGAGCCGAAAAGGAATTGTTCCAGCAGGAGCAAGTCGGGAAGTGTATCACATCTGCGATTTTGAAAACGAAGCCAATAATGTAACCGAAATTCAGGTGATTATTTAATGAGAACCGCTTAGTTGATGAATCGTCTTTGCGAGGAGATATACGAAGCAATCTGTTGATAATCAATTTTACGGATTGCTTCGTTTCACTCGAAAGACAGTTTGGATTTTGTAGTTTAGTATAAACGTTTAAATCTGCGAGTTATGAATAACTTGTCTCAAATTAATGTTCAGTTGGTTTCCAAATGCGGGCTTTATTGTGCAAATTGCAAAATGGCTACGAATGGAAAATGCGGTGGTTGCGAGGCTAACGAAAAAGCAAGTTGGTGTAAAGTTCGAGCCTGTTGCATCGAAAATGGCTACGGCTCTTGTGCCGATTGCACCACAACCAATCCACACGAATGCAAGAAGTTTAGCAATTTTATCTCCTCATTTTTCGAGTTTTTCTTCCGATCCGACCGCAAGGCCTCCATCGATTTCATCCGGGAAAATGGCCGTGAATCGTTCATCCATATAATGATTGATCAGAAACAGATGGCTATAAAAAAATAGAAGCTGCAAGCTTCAAGCCTCAGGCGGGCAAGTAGTTTTTGCCATTTCCTTGTATCTTGAAGCTTTTTACTATTTTGTACTCATGTACTTTGAATCTATGAACTTTGCACTTATTGAACCATGAACCGCACGGATCGCCTCAATGCCATATTGATTCAGCTGCAAAGCAAGCGTGTTGTAAAGGCGCGGGAAATTGCTGAACGCTTCGAGATTAGCTTGCGAACCGTGTATCGCGATATTCGTGCGTTGGAGGAAGCCGGCGTTCCTATTGGAGCTGAAGCCGGAGTGGGATACTTTTTACAAGAGAGCTATCACCTGCCTCCGGTCATGTTTACCAGCGACGAAGCTTCGGCCTTGTTGTTTGGTGAAAAGCTGGTGGGGAAAATGAGTGATGAAAAGATTAAGTCAGATTTCTGCTCAGCGCTATACAAGGTAAAAGCTATTCTGAAGCCTTCGGAAAAGGATTATCTGGAGAAACTGCACGAGCACGTGGAAGTTTATAATTACCATTCGATGGGCGACCGTTTTCGCTTACTTTATCTGAACGAGATTCAGCGAGCTCTGGTAAATAAACAAGTACTTCATATAAAGTATGAGTCGAAGCATGCCGAAGAAGCGGTTTTCCGCAAAGTAGAGCCCATTGGTTTGTGCAATTACAGCTCGCGCTGGCATTTGCTGGCCTGGTGCCAGTTGCGAAAAGACTACCGCGACTTCCGGCTCGACCGTATTGCAGACTTGCAGTTGACTTCAGAAAACTTCAAAGAAAAACAGCACGTAAGCATTCGTGAGTACATGGCGCAAAATACCATGATCACATCCGAAGCCAATATTACGCTGCTCGTTCCCAAGTCCAGGCAAAAGTTGATCGATGAGTCGAAATACTGGTATGGATTTCTTGCCGAAGAAGATACAGGTGATTGGATTCGCATGCAATTTTCAAACAGTGATTTGCGTGGATTTGCTATTTGGATGCTGAATACCGGGAGTCATGCCCAAGTGGAATTTCCTTTGGATTTGCAGGAAATTATAACCGATTACGTGAATGATATGATTGAAACGTACAGAAAGGATTGATTTTTTAGTTTAAGTTAGTTTTATTATTTTCTTGTCAACTTGCTGTTATCTAGTGTTTAATGTTGTTGGTCCTAAATCATTTTTGTGATAGCCTTTCAATTTTCCTATATTCACGGTACAACCAACGAGAAACTATCTTCTGATAACGTAAATATTAAAAACTTTAACATGGCAGAAAAAGAAGAAGAATACGAGATCAATCCTGAGTTAAAATCAACCAAAAAATATTTTGATGTTGACGGCCCCGTTTTTTGGCCGTCGGCTATTGTCGTTGTTCTCTTTATTGCTGTTACTCTAATTGTAGGAAAACCGATGGCAGAGGTCTTTAGTACCATTCAAAATTCAATCTCCGATGGCGGTGGTTGGTTTTTTGTGTTAGCTGTAAATTTCTTTCTGGTATTTGTGCTCTACATCGCTTTTAGCAAGTACGGTAAAATTAAACTGGGTGGCCGACAAGCCAAGCCTGAGTTTTCCAAAGGAGCCTGGTTCGCTATGCTATTCAGTGCCGGAATGGGTATTGGTATTTTGTTCTGGAGTGTGGGTGAACCCATGAATCATTTTTTCAATTCTCCTACTTCAGAAGGGCAAACCGTTGAGGCTGCCCGTATGGCCATGGAATTGACCTTTTTGCATTGGGGGCTGCATGCTTGGGGAATTTATGCTTTAGTAGGAATGGCCTTGGCCTTCTTTACATTTAATCGCGGATTGCCACTTACAATTAGTTCCGTTTTTTATCCGCTGCTTGGTAAAAGAGTAAACGGACCGATTGGTAAAATCATCAATGTGATGGCGGTAGTTGCTACCTTATTTGGATTAGCGACCTCACTCGGAATGGGAGTTCAGCAAGTGAGTGCCGGATTGGCTCACCTGT
The genomic region above belongs to uncultured Sunxiuqinia sp. and contains:
- a CDS encoding GyrI-like domain-containing protein; amino-acid sequence: MERKTIEKQTVLMYSTTTTLATLMSDAGEIPKEIEAKARELELEITAAPVWQYVGVDGNPETRFKMDICLPINAVKGDAGKFRFVELPEINCVTEIHKGSWYKLADTYNQVFGEMSRKGIVPAGASREVYHICDFENEANNVTEIQVII
- a CDS encoding YafY family protein produces the protein MNRTDRLNAILIQLQSKRVVKAREIAERFEISLRTVYRDIRALEEAGVPIGAEAGVGYFLQESYHLPPVMFTSDEASALLFGEKLVGKMSDEKIKSDFCSALYKVKAILKPSEKDYLEKLHEHVEVYNYHSMGDRFRLLYLNEIQRALVNKQVLHIKYESKHAEEAVFRKVEPIGLCNYSSRWHLLAWCQLRKDYRDFRLDRIADLQLTSENFKEKQHVSIREYMAQNTMITSEANITLLVPKSRQKLIDESKYWYGFLAEEDTGDWIRMQFSNSDLRGFAIWMLNTGSHAQVEFPLDLQEIITDYVNDMIETYRKD
- a CDS encoding BCCT family transporter: MAEKEEEYEINPELKSTKKYFDVDGPVFWPSAIVVVLFIAVTLIVGKPMAEVFSTIQNSISDGGGWFFVLAVNFFLVFVLYIAFSKYGKIKLGGRQAKPEFSKGAWFAMLFSAGMGIGILFWSVGEPMNHFFNSPTSEGQTVEAARMAMELTFLHWGLHAWGIYALVGMALAFFTFNRGLPLTISSVFYPLLGKRVNGPIGKIINVMAVVATLFGLATSLGMGVQQVSAGLAHLFNLPDTINTQVILIVLITLAATGSVVAGLSSGVKRLSEINIILAAVFLLFIIIVGPTLFIIDSFVQNLGSYVQNFFELSFWTETYQQSDWQNSWTVFYWAWWVSWSPFVGMFIARISRGRSLKEFVLGVLIVPTLLTFLWLSAFGGSAMFLELNGLADIAGA